CCCCTCTAGCTCCTCCCCTTGCGGCAGAATTAGAAGGTAAAACAGTCGATTTAAAGTTAGTTTGGTCGCAGTTTTGTCAATTACAACAAAGCCGAGATTTTGTATTAGTAGAAGGGTTAGGAGGATTAGGATCTCCGATTACCCCTGAATTAACGGTGGCTGATTTAGCACGGGATTGGCATTTACCAACTATTATAGTGGTTCCGGTGCGGTTAGGAGCGATCGCCCAAGCCGTTGCGAATGTAGCTTTAGCACGACAAATGGGGGTATTATTGCAAGGATTGGTTTTAAATTGTGTTGACCCTTGTTCTCCAGAAGAAATTCAAAATTGGACTCCCATTCCTCTGATAGAATCTTTAACTCAAATTCCGATTTTAGGAATTTTGCCCTATCTTAATACGCTTACAGATCGGGAAAAATTGGCTCAAATTGCGTCTAATTTAGACCTAGAAACGATTTTTTCTTAATCCCCTTGTGGGGGAAAGATTTTCCATCGGATACCCCACAACCCAGACTCGACCTTTAAGGGACTCTGATTTTTAGGTAGAGGAATTAGAAATCATTTGTTGACAAATGTTATAATTACTATCACTTCTTAACATAGTTTTTAGATTTTCTGCACGCCAATGGTTTCTACAATTCCCAGCTTAAATTCAGTTCATGTATCCAAACTCCGACTGGATATTCGTAATTTACAACCCCAGTTAGTAGAATGGCGACGGCGTTTACATCAGTATCCTGAACTGGGATTTACCGAAACCTTAACAGCAGAATTTGTCTCTCAACACCTGAAAAAATGGGGAATTGATCATCAAACAGGAATTGCCAAAACCGGAATTGTTGCCACCATTGATAGTGGAAAACCAGGGCCAGTTTTAGCCATTCGTGCTGATTTAGATGCCTTACCCATTCAAGAAGAAAATAATGTTCCTTATCAATCTCAACATCCGGGAATTATGCACGCCTGCGGTCATGATGGTCACACCGCAATTGCGTTAGGAACTGCCTATTATTTAGCCCA
This genomic stretch from Planktothrix sp. FACHB-1365 harbors:
- the bioD gene encoding dethiobiotin synthase encodes the protein MVKKSLLVAGTDTNVGKTVLTSALISYWQTYDLSRSLGVFKPMQTGIGDREFYHQYFALNQSIDEINPLHFEAPLAPPLAAELEGKTVDLKLVWSQFCQLQQSRDFVLVEGLGGLGSPITPELTVADLARDWHLPTIIVVPVRLGAIAQAVANVALARQMGVLLQGLVLNCVDPCSPEEIQNWTPIPLIESLTQIPILGILPYLNTLTDREKLAQIASNLDLETIFS